The Rhipicephalus microplus isolate Deutch F79 unplaced genomic scaffold, USDA_Rmic scaffold_214, whole genome shotgun sequence genomic sequence CGTGGGCAACAGGGATTAGAAACGTGATTGTGACGACGCCCTAAATTACTCGCGGTACTGGCAGCCGACGCATCAAagggcctcttccgagacccagCGCATCGCGGTGACTCGTCACATCGGTTCGGCTTGTGGCACGGCCGcgtactgtttgcgcgcctgcaaaATCGGTGGCGGGCATTGCGAAACCGCAGTAATTGCGATGAACCTTTCGTTCCTGTCCGGTGAGATAGCTCTCAGAAGCGGGCGGGCGCGCGACAGGTTGGCGTCTTGGGTGCCTATTGTTGAATcggcatgtcttcgactgcttCCGTGGTTTATCCTGGCAAATGAGCTCTTACGTATAACCCCGTGCGGTCAGTTGGCGGTTCCTGTTGCAGCGCGATTAATGCCCCGTCGTCAACAAGTTATCATGTTGCAGGAAAGCGGTTATATGGCCACAAACCCCAGTACGTGTAGAtctgtctagataattgtgcaCCGCGGAGCTTGCCCACGTCTCTgcgactttttttcattttgttgtaTTTAAATTTCGGTTGTTGTGTTATTTGTGGAGAGGGCATGAGCCCTCACATGCAAGAAGGTCGCGTTCTTGTGACAAAGTTTTGATCGACCAAGTGTACTGTGCTATGAAAGGAAAAACAGGCGATGATTCATCGAGAGCTGGGTAAGGGTGGAGCACCGAGGGAATATAAAGATGTCCCTAAGTTCTGGCAAGTGTTCTGAACTGAGGTTGCGGTGTTcggcaccatcggctccgccgaatCACATAGGGTCGACCTACAGAAGACGGTTCAtttccaaagtgtttttttttcttctcttttttgtaACCTTGATGTCCGTAACTTTGTAAAGTATGTACAGTCTGTACACACAACTTTCTCTCAGCCTACTAGAAGTTGTTCAGCGTATTTGCTTCATATTCaagcgaccagcaagtcaatcgccTCTACTGGAATAGCGGCAGCACGTTTCGTCTCCCACTTTATCATACCACTTCGGGTGGTGCGTCTCGGGCGCCGAGTGGTGAGAGTTGGTTTCTACAACATCGAAAAGAACCTGAATTTTAGTAGCTCAGTTCTCATATATTCCGGAATCAGTGTTGTTGATTACGAATGAAAATTCAACCTGTTAGTGGTGATTCCGATAGACGCAAAGataaaaataatttaaaaaaagaactttgAACCGAGTGACCATAAAACGCTGGATTTCGGCGTCAAAAGGTCATGTTGGAAATTTTTTTGGAAAGAGCTATATACATAAGAATGTTACTTAGTGTGTTAGCTATCATTACCACCGCCATGGAAGAAGCGTACAATTGCATCAGGCGGGAAAAAACACATGAATTTCACAACGAGTGTGCGATACATttgatgaatagatagatagatagatagatagatagatagatagatagatagatagatagatagatagatagatagatagatagatagatagatagatagatagtatttTTTCCTCAGAAATGGAGAGAAAGGGAAACGATAGATGAAACGTCAGCATTTGATCTAGATGACGCAATGTACGAAATTCTCACTAGAATTGTGTTGCTCACAGTCGCCTGCAAACGAATTGCGTGAATGAGTTAAGCACAtttcgttcgtttttttttctttgtcttgctACGAAGGTTCATTGCTGGAACGAAGCCTATGGATGCGAGTTCGAGGAATCCTTGGAGTTAATGCTGCGACACTACGAGAACGAATGCACATTCCACACCGTGGAGTGCTTGCGGTGCGGGGAGGATGTCTTGCACAGAGAACTGCAAACGCACTACGTATCCGGATGCAGGGCCGCCGTTTCAGCAACAGTCACAGAGAACACGTCGCCAGAATGTAGAACATTGACACTCCGAGACGTGACGGCGGCGCTTGAAGAACTCAAGAGCATGTTGAGGGATGCCAACTGCGAGCAGCTCCTGCTTAGCCTTCAGAGTCAAATGAATGAGCTCGTTGAACAGATCAGGAACCAGGCTTTCAAGACGGCCGTGATCCCTCAGGATGTCGCGGCACCTGCAACGTCAGCAATGGCTCAAATCGGAGAAATGAGTACTTCGACCTCATCGCAAGAGGGAAATTCTCGGCAGGATCCAAATGAGGAAGCAAATACACCGTCTACGTCCTGTTCACGTTCGAAGAAAAGGTCAAAGCATCGTGAGGCGAAACCACTTGTGGACCTGCCGCAGGATGTTCTGAGAGCCCTGCAGAAAACATCTTCGCAAGATTATCCTCAGCATGCCGTTACTCAGATATATCCGGGTGTTGAATGTAGCTTAGAGTTAACAGGATCATTGTCAACGACAGCTACGTGGAGGAAAGTGATCGGTACCGTGGATTATTTTCTGATGCTCAGAAATTTTCGCATTGACGAGAAACTGAACGCGTACTGTTTCGCGGATATCACAGTGTTGCACACTAAAGATGCGTACTTCACAGTTCAGGTCTACCCTGAATTCAGTCGGTGCGAACtttgtgtgagaattacgtttCATGGGATGATAGGAGACTCCATGTGTCAACCGCCCATTTTCGAAGTCCAGCCGTACAATCTGAGAACAAGACAAGTCGTTGGATTGTATTGGTATGAAGAGGAATACGATTGTAAGCATGATACACGTTTATGGACACATAGACGCCAAATATACCACCTTCTTGATCCTTGCGACATTCGCTCGTGCATCCAAGAAGACGGAGTCATGTTGCAAATGACGATCTGTCATCAACAACAACAAGCGGGATGACACTCTAGTGCCGAGGGCTCCAGTTAAATTTGCGGGCGTTTCTCACCTCCTTCTTTCGAATGTCTAGAAATAGAATATTGTATATTGCAGCACCACATCAACACAAAACCTAGGTCTTTTAGCGCATAGACTTTGAACTGCCTAACCTCCTTTCCGTTTCATGTGTGCGTGTGACGTCAGCTAAGTGATGTTCAGATTGTAGTTCGGATCCCGAGTGAAGCATGTCACACACATTTTATTACATAAATATTTGTTGGCATTCATGACGATATTATTCTAATTCAGCCCTAGTTCCAAGGACCTTTTTCGTTTTGGTGTTCATTTCTTCGCTGACATCGGGTCCCTcaggtaaaataaataaattcataaataaataaataaataaataaataaataaataaataaataaataaatcacgtCCCGCTACACAAAGCTCCACTTGGGGTTGGTGTTGTCTTGCAGTCTTGTTTAGTCAAAGCACTCCGACGTTGTCTTCCCGATTGGAGTACTACTACTCACCTTTGAATATTTACGTCAGGCCTAATGCACTTTTCGGGCTTAGAACAGTCTATTTATTTGTATGAACATCGCACAAGCCCAGGTATTTTGTGCTCTCATCAAGCCTGCCCCTCCTGTACAGCATTTCGTTTTGTGGAACATGAAAAACACATTTCACTTTTAAATTTTGGTGGGTTATACACGAAAAGTGTGACACTCGAAGCGTTTCGCTTCTAAATGTGTCATTGTGAAATGCTTCTCGAGATGTCAATTCTGCAAATAAACATTTGTTCATAATTTTTATAGTGTACTGTTCACACCGATCACGTCGAAAACAACGATCATGCTTTCATGCAAAGAACACCTTCGCGTCATAAACGGTTTTATACTGCTGTTTTTATTATTGACACTAGCACAGAGTGACACACTAGTTTATTTTCCAAGCATATTTGACCGAGGCTTCGCGACTGAATAACACTTAAGCTTTAAAGGAGTGCTGACGCAAATTTAAATATTTTCGGGTTGCTGTTTTAAGTTAAAAAAACACAGGTGTCGATAATCCTAAAAAACTACACCACCCCCTGTCAAAgagattgattgatcgatttattgatcgatatgtgagttttaacgtcccaaacccaccataggaatatgagagacgtcgtagtggagggttccggtgatttccaccacctggggttcttcaacctgctcacaaatcttagcacacgggccgactgcattttcgcctccatcgaaaatgcagcggccgccggcgggattttatcccgcgacctgcgggtcagtagccgaccAATTAAAAGTAACCATGTGTAGATACGGAGCAGCTGGTGTTCATGCTTACACTGGTGGTGGCACTGACGCTGGCGCTCACCTCGGCGTTGCGCAGAAGAGAAACCtagggaggcgcaaagcacgcagtgatggaccggtgtttcctgcTAGAACATGCCAACCGCTGCTTATGGgcagtgagagacagaagacttcgATTGAACGCAGACACCCGCAGTCCACCTTTATTTAACGCACACCACGCTGCAAATATTCGCCATTTTGCAGTCAATCGCACGTTGTTCCCGCAAACAACGACGAAAGAATTGTAGTCCGAGGACTTTTAAAAGACAATTGTGTGACTGAAGCAGCACGCAGGACGTAAGTTTCGCAAACGCAGTGAACTGTGTTGACCAGTCGTGATAGTGTCCTTAATCGGTGTGGCTAGTTTGCAGATACTCGGTGATTCATTTCAAAATAAAATCACAATATTTTGTACGGATTGTCTGGCCCTGGTGGATGCACAGCAATGACACTGCACACCGTGGAAACGAAAGCTATCCCTTTTGGGTGCCTCAAAATTATGACAGCACTCTTCTGAATGTGGGTTAAGCAGCACGTAAACCTGTTTTCAGTCTCTAAAAGAAATTCCAAATTATAAATCAGACCTCAATTTAGGAGTTCCTCGTGCAAGTACGGCTGGTATACTGTTAAAGAGTTGGCCGGAGTGTTTGAATGAAATTCGCTTCGCAATGGGATAAAGACCTTCAAAATGCCCTTAAATACCAATGGACGGGTGTATAAATGGGTAAGCGTTCTTACTTCTATACACGTGGCTTTTATATATGCGATTACGGTAATATTGTGACGAGTGAAAAAAATCTCTTCGGGAAAGAAGTACCCGCATTCTAGtcaagtcagaaaagctttactTTGAGGAAAATCGGCTCCTACCTGGCCTCCTGGGTCCCCGTGAACCCCCACTACAATTAAACATTTATGCCCATTAAGTCCATGACGTTTGAATTATAGCGGTGGAAAAACTACGATTTTAAATAGATGAAACATGCTCCAGTGCTTTGAACAATAACGGCATTTTGAAGGTGCTTTCATATATTTTATTATAATCGAGA encodes the following:
- the LOC119184590 gene encoding uncharacterized protein LOC119184590, producing the protein MPDQQRMHRFRNHAVAGVNWRQTRFVDEVPSSRVCALCRMIPTRTVLLPCSHALCQSCHAASSEACGGRCPMDQEQFEEDECVSYDLPTRKAIAFKVHCWNEAYGCEFEESLELMLRHYENECTFHTVECLRCGEDVLHRELQTHYVSGCRAAVSATVTENTSPECRTLTLRDVTAALEELKSMLRDANCEQLLLSLQSQMNELVEQIRNQAFKTAVIPQDVAAPATSAMAQIGEMSTSTSSQEGNSRQDPNEEANTPSTSCSRSKKRSKHREAKPLVDLPQDVLRALQKTSSQDYPQHAVTQIYPGVECSLELTGSLSTTATWRKVIGTVDYFLMLRNFRIDEKLNAYCFADITVLHTKDAYFTVQVYPEFSRCELCVRITFHGMIGDSMCQPPIFEVQPYNLRTRQVVGLYWYEEEYDCKHDTRLWTHRRQIYHLLDPCDIRSCIQEDGVMLQMTICHQQQQAG